CTGCCTAGTTCGGGGTatgcacagggccgcccagaggattcagggcggCCCTGGAGTCTTTGGCAGCGAGGGGCCCCTGCTTTGGCagtaatttggcggcagggggtccttccgctctgggaccagcagctgaagtgccccgaagacccgcggcgggagccccccgccaccgaattactgcagaagacccggcacttcggcagcgggtcccgcttcagtccacccgccgccgaagacctggagcagaagaagctctgggggcccgggccccgcgagagttttccggggcccccggagcaagtgaaggaccccgctctaggggccccaaaaaactctcatgggggcccctgcagggcccgggccaaattgcccccccccccgggtggccctgggtaTGCATACCCTATCACAGATGGAAATGACAGGTCCGAGGCTGGAGAGCGGCACTGGCACAGCAATAAAATGGGAACAAGGGGTCAGAGGCTGTAGTGCAGCGCCATCATGGAGATAGAATGGGAACGAGGGGTCTGAGGTGGAGGGTGGTGCTGGCACGGCAATAGGATGGGAACAAGGGGTCAGATGCCTGAGGGTGGCATTGGCATGGCGATAGGACGGGAACAAGATGTCCGAAGCTGGAGGGCAGTGCCGGCACACTGAAGGGCTGGGTGAGATTGTAGGAGGGAACCATCACCACTTGTGACTGGACTCTTTTGCCCTTGTAGGTTTCATGTGACCCACATTGAGAagaagcccgttttcccagagcAGCAGGATGTGTCACTTCCTGATGGCAGCAAGGAAGCTGGTGACAGAGACCCGGCAGCCCACAGCAATGAACAGCTCCATCAGGAGGGTCTGCAAAATGGAACCATCCAGACGGAGGGTTGTCCAAATGGAACAGGCCAAAGGGAGGATTCTCCCAATGCACCAGTCAAGGCAAATGCTCCCACCAATGGGCCAGTGGGGAAGAGGTTCGGTAAGACAGGCTCGCTGCAGGACCTTGACCTCCAAGACCTTGCCCCAGGGAATGGACGTGACCAAAGCAAGGGGGAGGGGCTTCAGGGCCCAGGAATGCAGGGTGCTGGAGCCCCTGCAGACTTGCAGGAGGAGGTGAAATGGGCTGAGCCACACAATGCCCTGCAGGAGGAGGCTGTGCCAGGGGCAGCTAATGAAACAGCAGACGTTAAAGGGGGCCAAGGTGTGCAAGAAGGAATCCGAGCTGCCATGGCGGGAAACAAGGATGCCAACAGGAAAGAATCCAGAGTGGAGGACATAGGGCAACAGGTAAGGTCCCGTCCACTCCTTCCTCATCCCCAGTGCAGGGTATGCAAAGTCTGCCTGGGGCTTCCCGAGCAGTCAGTCTGCAGGGAGTTGTGGCTGAGGGGTGTAAAACTACAAGAGGATAAGAAAGTTCAGGCAGATATCAAAGCCTGCACAGCATATCCAAAGCCTGGAAGTGTTTGGTGCTGCTGAGCAGACCAGGTACCATGAGTTCCCCGGATCCACTGAGTTAGTGCAATGTGAAGGCAGCACAGTGCAGGACAAGCAGACAAAGTGTTATGCTGTGAGTCATTGCTCAGGTTTCCTTTAGACTTGGGTTCTGGAGATGGGGAGCAGATCTGCCCACTCCAGCGTAACTGCCCACTGGAAGGGCTCTCTGAGAGCAGCTCCCTCAGCACCAGGCCTGCAAAGGCCCCACAGACTTCAGCCCATTAGTGTGATGGGCCTCAGCtccttaacataagaacataagaacataagaaaggccgtaccgggtcagaccaaaggtccatctagcccagtatctgtctaccaacagtggccaatgccaggtgcccctgagggagtgaacctaacaggcaatgatcaagtgatctctctcctgccatccatctccatcctctgacgaacagaggctagggacaccattcttacccatcctggctaatagccatttatggacttagccaccatgaatttatccagtccccttttaaacattgttatagtcctagccttcacaacctcctcaggtaaggagttccacaagttgactgtgcgctgcgtgaagaagaacttccttttatttgttttaaacctgctgcctattaatttcatttggtgacccctagttcttgtattatgggaataagtaaataacttttccttatccactttctcaacatcactcatgattttatatacctctatcatgtccccccttagtcttctcttttccaaactgaagagtcctagcctctttaatctttcctcatatgggaccctctctaaaccctaatcattttagttgctcttttctgaaccttttctagtgctagaatatctttttttgaggtgaggagaccacatctgtacacagtatttgagatgtgggcgtaccatggatttatataagggcaataatatattctcagtcttattctctatccccttttaatgattcctaacatcctgtttgctttttga
Above is a genomic segment from Mauremys reevesii isolate NIE-2019 linkage group 8, ASM1616193v1, whole genome shotgun sequence containing:
- the RELL2 gene encoding RELT-like protein 2 isoform X2, whose protein sequence is MEHIWLSSPSNPLPQLHWWTFQEALDPDEEEELNEDTVEKIVRCIIQNEANVEALKEMLGDGEGDVPVPMLSLCPHRNSQDGGLPHHHTVHLGSTHAPCIHCSKRKRPPLHRQGRSKDGKGKMHPRETTVFSVGRFHVTHIEKKPVFPEQQDVSLPDGSKEAGDRDPAAHSNEQLHQEGLQNGTIQTEGCPNGTGQREDSPNAPVKANAPTNGPVGKRFGKTGSLQDLDLQDLAPGNGRDQSKGEGLQGPGMQGAGAPADLQEEVKWAEPHNALQEEAVPGAANETADVKGGQGVQEGIRAAMAGNKDANRKESRVEDIGQQEQNSAAQDPGVTV